GCCAGCGTCCAGATGGGGCTTCATAGCCTCATAGTTCGTGAAATCGAAAACGTCTGCTCCCGACACACCGCTGCCGGGTGCGTGGCAGCTAATACAATGGCGGTCAATAATACCCTTGATATTGGCTGAATAAGCAAAGGTGACACCAGAGATATTGCACTCCGGGCCTTTTTTGTCGTCTTTTTTGCAGCCAAGCCAAAGCGTCATGCCAACCAGAAAAAGCAGGACTGCAAGAGGTGATGTTTTGCTGAGAGGTTTGTTCATCGTGCGAATATGTTTAGTGAAGAGTGACAAATATCCGACGGCGAAAATACGGGAATGGTCGAATTTGTATTATTGCCGATGCTGGCGAAAAAAGGCTAGTGCCGTGTATGGTCAATGCCTCATGAATAGGGCACCCTTTCTCTGCGTTGTTCGTCGGTTACAATATCCCGTATTGCGCCTTACCCGCGCCCTGATAAAGGAAAATTTTGGCTCACCATATTCACGGAGCATTGACCAGACACGGCATTAAAATAGGTTTCTGCACGCCCGAATGGAGCATCCGTTCAGGCAGAAACCTTCAAACGAGGGTGTCCACAAAGCTGTGTCACCTCAGTTCGGGCAATGAGAAAACACAGAGACACGGAGGCACAGGGTTTTGGTTTTCAATAATTTACGATCTTTTGAGTGCAGCGTTCGCCATTAAAAAAAACATATAGGAAGGTTTGACACGCTTTCCTGAACATTCCCCCTCCAACCAGAAACCTTCCAACCAGAAACCCTCAAACCTTCAAACCCTTTTTTACCTTTGCCCGCTTTTCCGACTTAAATTTTTTTACCAACTAAAATCAATCAGACATGATAATTGGTGTACCAAAAGAAATTAAAAGCAACGAAAATCGCGTGGCGCTCACCCCTGCCGGGGCTTTGGAATTGACCCGCCGGGGGCATACGGTGTATGTGCAAAGCACGGCGGGCATCGGCAGCGGCTTTGAGGACAGCGACTACATCGAGGCAGGCGCGAAAATTTTACAAACCGCCGACGAGGTGTGGGCCATCGCCGAGATGATAATGAAGGTGAAAGAACCCATCGCGGAAGAATATCCGCGTTGTCGGCCCAACCAATTGATTTTCACTTATTTCCACTTTGCTTCCAGCGAAGAGCTGACCCGTGCCATGATAAAAAGTGGCGCCGTTTGCCTCGCCTACGAGACGGTGGAAACCAAAGACCGTCAGCTGCCCCTACTCATTCCGATGTCGGAAGTTGCCGGGCGCATGGCGATTCAGGAGGGTGCCAAGTATTTGGAAAAACCCGTGAAAGGTCGCGGGGTGCTGTTGGGCGGGGTACCGGGTGTGCCTCCCGGCAAAGTACTCATCATCGGTGGAGGTGTGGTGGGCACACAAGCGGCCAAAATGGCTGCTGGCTTGGGCGCTCAAGTCGTGATACTTGACACGAACCTCAATCGCCTGCGCTACTTGAACGACGTGATGCCCGCCAATGTGGTCACCATGTTCTCCAACGAATACAACATTCGCCGCCTCATTCAGGACACTGACCTCATCGTAGGTGCCGTGCTGATTCCGGGAGCCAAAGCACCCAAACTTATCACCCGCGATATGCTGAAACTCATGCACCCCGGTGCCGTGTTGGTGGATGTGGC
This genomic interval from Saprospiraceae bacterium contains the following:
- the ald gene encoding alanine dehydrogenase, whose translation is MIIGVPKEIKSNENRVALTPAGALELTRRGHTVYVQSTAGIGSGFEDSDYIEAGAKILQTADEVWAIAEMIMKVKEPIAEEYPRCRPNQLIFTYFHFASSEELTRAMIKSGAVCLAYETVETKDRQLPLLIPMSEVAGRMAIQEGAKYLEKPVKGRGVLLGGVPGVPPGKVLIIGGGVVGTQAAKMAAGLGAQVVILDTNLNRLRYLNDVMPANVVTMFSNEYNIRRLIQDTDLIVGAVLIPGAKAPKLITRDMLKLMHPGAVLVDVAVDQGGSFETTRATTHADPTYIIDDVVHYCVANMPGAVPFTSTVALTNATLPYAIQLANKGWQKACKENQELLLGLNVVGGKVVYQGVADAFGLPMHDVAGVL